In Pseudodesulfovibrio hydrargyri, a single window of DNA contains:
- a CDS encoding sulfite exporter TauE/SafE family protein: MLRSKKTLLMLALAAAVCLMAQPALADRLADAIAEAKPTGEPGYMGIPGGPQLNIIIGFLWAIWVGWIFSTVGAFGGIMAGVGHITIYGLGDYASSFGKGSKMNKVVTDSIRVSNQWLVGCSAALSSFNYYKAGRLVLPLGIALAIGSVAGSWLVPWLTAGKISLKAYLGYFGIFVLFLGCYLFYQTTPKGQAGKQAAKKAAEAFQKSVKEQQQGGTVDMAEMGVKVQKFTPTICEFTFFGVEFKFNPLIPVIGGFCIAALASFLGVGGGFLLVPFLTSVAGLPMYLVAGTSALAVLIGMVNSIASYMLLKQTPVAWGLIGAELVGIVIGSIVGPKTSKFIPDKVLKYIFIVLAVYVGLRYTTKGFLGYSIVPPF, encoded by the coding sequence GTGTTACGTTCCAAGAAAACTCTCCTGATGCTGGCCCTGGCCGCGGCTGTCTGCCTCATGGCTCAGCCCGCCCTGGCCGATCGTCTGGCCGACGCCATAGCCGAGGCCAAACCCACCGGCGAGCCCGGCTACATGGGCATTCCCGGCGGACCGCAGCTGAACATCATCATCGGTTTCCTGTGGGCGATCTGGGTAGGCTGGATCTTCTCCACCGTCGGCGCCTTCGGCGGCATCATGGCCGGTGTCGGTCACATCACCATCTACGGCCTGGGCGACTACGCCAGCTCCTTTGGCAAGGGCTCCAAGATGAACAAGGTCGTCACCGACTCCATCCGCGTGTCCAACCAGTGGCTCGTCGGTTGTTCCGCCGCCCTGTCCTCCTTCAACTACTACAAGGCCGGCCGCCTGGTGCTGCCGCTCGGCATCGCCCTGGCCATCGGTTCCGTGGCCGGTTCCTGGCTCGTGCCCTGGCTGACTGCCGGTAAGATCAGCCTGAAGGCCTACCTTGGCTACTTCGGCATCTTCGTCCTGTTCCTGGGCTGCTACCTGTTCTACCAGACCACCCCCAAGGGCCAGGCTGGCAAGCAGGCCGCCAAGAAGGCCGCCGAGGCCTTCCAGAAGTCCGTCAAGGAACAGCAGCAGGGCGGCACCGTGGACATGGCCGAGATGGGCGTGAAGGTCCAGAAGTTCACCCCGACCATCTGCGAGTTCACCTTCTTCGGCGTCGAGTTCAAGTTCAACCCCCTGATCCCCGTGATCGGCGGTTTCTGCATCGCGGCCCTGGCCTCCTTCCTGGGTGTCGGCGGCGGCTTCCTGCTGGTGCCGTTCTTGACCTCCGTGGCCGGTCTGCCCATGTACCTGGTTGCCGGTACCTCCGCCCTGGCGGTCCTCATCGGCATGGTCAACTCCATCGCCTCCTACATGCTGCTCAAGCAGACCCCGGTGGCCTGGGGCCTGATCGGCGCCGAGCTCGTCGGCATCGTCATCGGCTCCATCGTCGGACCCAAGACCTCCAAGTTCATCCCGGACAAGGTCCTGAAGTACATCTTCATCGTCCTGGCCGTGTACGTCGGTCTCCGCTACACCACCAAGGGCTTCCTGGGCTACTCCATCGTCCCGCCCTTCTAA
- a CDS encoding response regulator, which yields MANILVLDDISDAGMLVKRILERKGHKVWNFTEEEDALKHAAGKRIDLAILDIKLKKMTGVEALEELKKVNPEMKAIMLTGYPTLETARESLRLGAQEYCVKPINKEELEAKVAEVLDGGE from the coding sequence ATGGCGAATATATTGGTACTCGACGACATCAGCGACGCCGGGATGCTGGTCAAGCGCATCCTGGAGCGCAAGGGGCACAAGGTGTGGAACTTCACCGAGGAGGAAGACGCCCTGAAGCACGCGGCCGGGAAGAGGATCGACCTGGCCATCCTGGACATCAAGCTCAAGAAGATGACCGGCGTGGAGGCCCTCGAGGAACTCAAGAAGGTCAACCCGGAGATGAAGGCGATCATGCTGACCGGCTATCCCACCCTGGAGACCGCCCGCGAGTCGCTCAGGCTCGGGGCCCAGGAATACTGCGTCAAGCCCATCAACAAGGAGGAGCTGGAGGCCAAGGTGGCCGAGGTCCTCGACGGCGGGGAATAG
- a CDS encoding phosphate/phosphite/phosphonate ABC transporter substrate-binding protein, translating into MTMMRIRMTTWAALLALLLPVAFASGCSDEKPVKVDLSKREDLVAPRMDEAITYAYLPQYSHTISYQRHRRLVEYLRKATGLPIRQIFPDTFEEHVKMVERGEIDISYSNPFVYVRLAKAGAQAFARVIEPSGEPNFRGQIIARADNAAVNSIGDCRGKRWIAVDPNSAGGYLFPLGLFYDHGIHLSDFETVDFAPGPGGKQEKVVLAVHAGVYDIGTIRKGTLDVVKNKIDLGSIRVLAETRTYPGWVYAARKGLDPAVVEAVAQAMFALDVDTPEHRAILSAAGMKGIIPARDLDYDPVRELAEKLNLDR; encoded by the coding sequence ATGACCATGATGAGAATCCGAATGACGACCTGGGCGGCCCTGCTCGCGCTCCTTCTGCCCGTGGCCTTCGCGTCCGGGTGCTCGGACGAGAAGCCGGTCAAGGTGGACCTGTCCAAGCGCGAGGACCTGGTGGCCCCGCGCATGGACGAGGCCATCACCTACGCCTACCTGCCGCAGTATTCCCACACCATCTCCTACCAGCGCCACCGCAGGCTGGTTGAATACCTGCGCAAGGCCACCGGCCTGCCCATCCGACAGATATTCCCCGACACCTTCGAGGAGCACGTCAAGATGGTCGAGCGCGGGGAGATCGACATCTCCTATTCCAATCCGTTCGTCTACGTGCGCCTGGCCAAGGCCGGGGCCCAGGCCTTCGCCCGGGTCATCGAGCCCTCGGGCGAGCCCAACTTCCGGGGACAGATCATCGCCCGCGCGGACAACGCGGCCGTCAATTCCATCGGTGACTGCCGGGGCAAGCGCTGGATCGCGGTGGACCCCAACTCGGCCGGCGGCTACCTCTTCCCCCTGGGGCTGTTTTACGACCACGGCATTCATCTATCCGACTTCGAGACCGTGGACTTCGCTCCCGGTCCGGGCGGCAAGCAGGAAAAGGTCGTCCTGGCCGTGCACGCGGGCGTGTACGACATCGGGACCATCCGCAAGGGCACCCTGGACGTGGTCAAAAACAAGATCGACCTCGGTTCCATCCGCGTCCTGGCCGAGACCCGCACCTATCCCGGCTGGGTGTACGCGGCCCGCAAAGGGCTCGATCCGGCAGTGGTGGAGGCCGTGGCCCAGGCCATGTTCGCCCTGGACGTGGACACCCCCGAGCACCGGGCCATTCTGAGCGCGGCGGGCATGAAGGGCATCATCCCGGCCCGCGACCTCGACTACGACCCGGTCAGGGAGCTGGCCGAGAAATTGAACCTGGACCGGTAG
- a CDS encoding ATP-binding protein — MRIFPRLKFRTKLNLGMSAILVGMAVLLLPLVGTMSANSLVEESKKRGSALAEGLSVRAVDPMLARDFLRLKNMVDEQSTVEDVIYAFIQDRNGFVLVHTFQKGFPVDLIDANRAASGESLRIQLLADGSRRIYDFAAPILVSEGRLGTVRIGLSQARIQMAVQRQLTLMAGLFTGALILATSLGTVFARRVTARLGRLRSHAEEMLTGNLDITSGPTWGIHCWEKQECGTTQCPAYGETRRRCWYIAGTMCPDCNNEGNFQCRLESCRRCVVYRENAGDEIQDLAETFDVMALSLKSHIEELRDAERNLRDQQRLTRTILDVSPDRVSLVDSTMRYRGCNKSFAESVGMSLAEIEGKTDFDLFPEAEAEERHMAARDILQSGRRLDTQLMVETGGGEHWFHVVCVPVFNDEGRIDGLLRTDRDISDIKRYENQLIQAQKMESLGLLAGGVAHEINTPLGIILGYAQLLQEDVDAGSQIHQDLAIIEKQTQVCKKIVADLLGFSRQTQSAKREMCFNNSVMEAVSLVRHTLELDQVEIITQLDDRYPIIYGDPEKLKQVWINLLTNARDAMAGQGGTILIRTRLDTPVGIVSLWVADNGSGIAEDALKKIFDPFYSTKAVDKGTGLGLSVSFGIIEDHGGDIRAVSPVPDDFGFPDARKGAEGGGTVFEVNLPLDHQADGGEPEKE; from the coding sequence ATGCGCATATTTCCCCGCCTCAAGTTCCGCACCAAGCTCAACCTGGGCATGTCCGCCATCCTGGTGGGCATGGCCGTGCTCCTGCTGCCCCTGGTCGGGACCATGAGCGCCAACTCCCTGGTGGAGGAGAGCAAGAAGCGCGGCTCGGCCCTGGCCGAGGGATTGTCCGTGCGCGCCGTGGACCCCATGCTCGCCCGCGACTTCCTGCGGCTCAAGAACATGGTCGACGAGCAGTCCACGGTGGAGGACGTGATCTACGCCTTCATCCAGGACAGGAACGGCTTCGTCCTGGTCCACACCTTCCAGAAAGGATTCCCGGTGGACCTCATCGACGCCAACCGGGCCGCCTCGGGCGAGTCCCTGCGCATCCAGCTTCTGGCCGACGGCTCGCGGCGCATCTACGACTTCGCGGCCCCTATCCTGGTCTCGGAGGGGCGGCTCGGGACCGTGCGCATCGGCCTGTCCCAGGCGCGCATCCAGATGGCCGTGCAGCGCCAGCTGACCCTCATGGCCGGGCTGTTCACCGGGGCGCTGATCCTGGCCACGTCGCTGGGCACGGTCTTCGCCCGGCGCGTCACCGCGCGCCTGGGGCGGCTGCGCTCCCATGCCGAGGAGATGTTGACCGGCAACCTGGACATCACCTCGGGCCCCACCTGGGGCATCCACTGCTGGGAGAAGCAGGAGTGCGGGACCACCCAGTGTCCGGCCTACGGGGAGACCCGGCGGCGGTGCTGGTACATCGCCGGGACCATGTGCCCGGACTGCAACAACGAGGGCAATTTCCAGTGCCGCCTGGAGTCCTGCCGCCGGTGCGTGGTCTACCGCGAGAACGCGGGCGACGAGATCCAGGACCTGGCCGAGACCTTCGACGTCATGGCCCTGTCGCTCAAGAGCCACATCGAGGAGCTGCGCGACGCCGAGCGCAACCTGCGCGACCAGCAACGGCTGACCCGGACCATCCTGGACGTCTCCCCGGACCGTGTCTCCCTGGTGGACTCGACCATGCGCTACCGGGGCTGCAACAAGAGCTTCGCCGAGTCCGTGGGCATGTCCCTGGCCGAGATCGAGGGCAAGACCGATTTTGACCTCTTCCCCGAGGCCGAGGCCGAGGAACGGCACATGGCCGCCCGCGACATCCTCCAGTCCGGGCGTAGGCTGGACACCCAGCTGATGGTCGAGACGGGCGGGGGCGAGCACTGGTTCCACGTGGTCTGCGTGCCGGTCTTCAACGACGAGGGGCGCATCGACGGGCTGCTGCGGACCGACCGTGACATATCGGACATCAAGCGCTACGAGAACCAGCTCATCCAGGCCCAGAAGATGGAGTCTCTGGGACTTCTGGCCGGCGGCGTGGCCCATGAGATCAACACCCCGCTGGGCATCATCCTGGGCTACGCCCAGCTGCTCCAGGAGGACGTGGATGCGGGCAGCCAGATCCACCAGGACCTGGCCATCATCGAGAAGCAGACCCAGGTCTGCAAGAAGATCGTGGCCGACCTGCTCGGCTTCTCCCGCCAGACCCAGTCGGCCAAGCGCGAGATGTGCTTCAACAACTCGGTCATGGAGGCGGTCTCCCTGGTGCGCCACACCCTGGAGCTCGACCAGGTGGAGATCATCACCCAGCTCGACGACCGCTACCCGATCATCTACGGCGACCCCGAGAAGCTCAAGCAGGTCTGGATCAACCTGCTGACCAACGCGCGCGACGCCATGGCCGGCCAGGGCGGGACCATTCTCATCCGCACCCGGCTGGACACCCCGGTGGGCATCGTCTCCCTGTGGGTGGCCGACAACGGCTCGGGCATCGCCGAGGACGCGCTCAAGAAGATTTTCGATCCGTTCTACAGCACCAAGGCCGTGGACAAAGGCACCGGCCTGGGGCTGTCCGTCTCCTTCGGGATTATCGAGGACCACGGCGGCGACATCCGCGCCGTGAGCCCGGTCCCGGACGATTTCGGGTTCCCGGACGCCAGGAAGGGAGCCGAGGGCGGCGGAACGGTCTTTGAAGTGAACCTCCCCCTGGACCATCAGGCCGACGGCGGGGAACCCGAAAAGGAGTAG
- a CDS encoding PH domain-containing protein, whose product MTTIFKIPMSKTVLTFFLLVVAVVAAAVAWSFNSGLTWTGICLIAVAGPLSLFYWYMLYITPKRASVTVADEGILLAAPPFASAVIPWASVVKTFRVDLKKDADFHFTKTKKYMTFGAYRSGMVEIKDGREAVVVTNREDVLCVQTEERYYLIGPSDLPGFLEAVEKGAP is encoded by the coding sequence ATGACGACGATTTTCAAGATCCCCATGAGCAAGACCGTGCTCACCTTTTTCCTCCTGGTCGTGGCCGTTGTCGCCGCGGCCGTGGCCTGGAGCTTCAACTCCGGCCTGACCTGGACCGGCATCTGCCTCATCGCCGTGGCCGGACCGCTTTCCCTGTTCTACTGGTACATGCTCTACATCACGCCCAAGCGGGCCTCGGTCACGGTGGCGGACGAGGGCATCCTCCTGGCCGCCCCGCCGTTCGCATCGGCGGTCATCCCGTGGGCCTCGGTGGTCAAGACCTTCCGCGTGGACCTGAAAAAGGATGCGGACTTCCACTTCACCAAGACCAAGAAGTACATGACCTTCGGCGCCTACCGGTCCGGCATGGTCGAGATCAAGGACGGCCGCGAGGCGGTCGTGGTCACCAACCGCGAGGACGTGCTCTGCGTCCAGACCGAGGAACGGTATTACCTGATCGGCCCCTCGGACCTCCCCGGCTTTCTGGAGGCCGTGGAGAAGGGTGCTCCCTAG